One segment of Macrotis lagotis isolate mMagLag1 chromosome 1, bilby.v1.9.chrom.fasta, whole genome shotgun sequence DNA contains the following:
- the RAB14 gene encoding ras-related protein Rab-14 isoform X1, with translation MATAPYNYSYIFKYIIIGDMGVGKSCLLHQFTEKKFMADCPHTIGVEFGTRIIEVSGQKIKLQIWDTAGQERFRAVTRSYYRGAAGALMVYDITRRSTYNHLSSWLTDARNLTNPNTVIILIGNKADLEAQRDVTYEEAKQFAEENGLLFLEASAKTGENVEDAFLEAAKKIYQNIQDGSLDLNAAESGVQHKPSAPQGGRLTSEPQPQREGCGC, from the exons ATGGCAACTGCACCTTACAACTACTCCTACATCTTTAAGTACATTATTATTG GGGACATGGGAGTAGGAAAGTCTTGCTTGCTTCAtcaatttacagaaaaaaaat TTATGGCTGATTGTCCTCACACAATTGGTGTTGAATTTGGTACAAGAATAATTGAAGTTAGTGGCCAAAAAATCAAACTGCAGATTTGGGACACAGCAGGACAGGAGCGATTTAGGGCTGTTACACGAAGCTACTACAGAGGAGCAGCGGGAGCACTTATGGTCTATGATATTACTAG AAGAAGCACATATAACCATTTAAGCAGCTGGTTGACAGATGCAAGGAATCTCACCAATCCAAATACT GTAATAATTCTCATAGGAAATAAAGCAGATTTGGAAGCACAGAGAGATGTTACATATGAGGAAGCAAAACAATTTGCGGAGGAAAATG gcttatTGTTCCTTGAAGCAAGTGCAAAAAC GGGAGAGAATGTAGAGGATGCATTCCTGGAGGCTGCCAAGAAAATCTATCAGAATATCCAAGATGGAAGTCTGGATCTGAATGCTGCAGAGTCTGGGGTACAACACAAACCTTCAGCTCCGCAGGGTGGACGGCTAACCAGTGAACCCCAACCTCAGAGAGAAGGCTGTGGCTGCTAG
- the RAB14 gene encoding ras-related protein Rab-14 isoform X2: MADCPHTIGVEFGTRIIEVSGQKIKLQIWDTAGQERFRAVTRSYYRGAAGALMVYDITRRSTYNHLSSWLTDARNLTNPNTVIILIGNKADLEAQRDVTYEEAKQFAEENGLLFLEASAKTGENVEDAFLEAAKKIYQNIQDGSLDLNAAESGVQHKPSAPQGGRLTSEPQPQREGCGC, translated from the exons ATGGCTGATTGTCCTCACACAATTGGTGTTGAATTTGGTACAAGAATAATTGAAGTTAGTGGCCAAAAAATCAAACTGCAGATTTGGGACACAGCAGGACAGGAGCGATTTAGGGCTGTTACACGAAGCTACTACAGAGGAGCAGCGGGAGCACTTATGGTCTATGATATTACTAG AAGAAGCACATATAACCATTTAAGCAGCTGGTTGACAGATGCAAGGAATCTCACCAATCCAAATACT GTAATAATTCTCATAGGAAATAAAGCAGATTTGGAAGCACAGAGAGATGTTACATATGAGGAAGCAAAACAATTTGCGGAGGAAAATG gcttatTGTTCCTTGAAGCAAGTGCAAAAAC GGGAGAGAATGTAGAGGATGCATTCCTGGAGGCTGCCAAGAAAATCTATCAGAATATCCAAGATGGAAGTCTGGATCTGAATGCTGCAGAGTCTGGGGTACAACACAAACCTTCAGCTCCGCAGGGTGGACGGCTAACCAGTGAACCCCAACCTCAGAGAGAAGGCTGTGGCTGCTAG